CGTCAGATATAGCGGCAGAGAAGGCCGGTGCCTGGTAAGTAGCTAGCTCCTGCTGGAGCGCTTGCAGGCTGGCTGCAATGTCGGCATTGATGTTGATCTTGACCGGGTAATGAGCGTCCGTATCTTCACTGAAGGTGTTGATGTGAATGACGGGAACAGCGCCCTTCGGATTGATCTTCTCCGGCTTGAATTCGGAGAGCTCATAGCCGACCGAGAGAATGACGTCGGCCTGGTCGAAGGCGAAGTTTTCGTAGTCGTGGGCCATGAAGCCGACAACCCCTAAGGCGTGGGGGTCGCGGTCGTCGACGGCTCCCTTGCCCATGTAGGTGGTGGCCACAGGCAGGCCGGTCGCCTTCATAAACTTATTCATAACCTCGCTCGCGCCGTCGCGCACGATGCCCATGCCAGCCAGGACGATGGGGTGCTTAGCGGAGCGCAACATGTCGGCTGCTGCCTTGATGTCCTCCTGGCGCGGCAGGCTGACCGGGCGCGGCATGGCGGGGATGTGCGTTTCTCCGACAGCTGCGGAGGACTCAATGGTCTCCGGCAGTGCCACGAAGGTAGCGCCCGGGCGGCCGTTAATGGCCTCGTTGTAGGCCTTGGCAATGACCTCGGGGGCGGACTGGGCCTCGTAAATATTTTCCGACCACTTGGTGACCGGTGCGAACATGGCCCGCAGGTCAATCACCTGGTGCGATTCCTTGTAGATGCGCTCAAGACCGCCCTGGGCTGCAATGGCAATCAGTGGTGTGGAATTGCTCTGCGCGTCGGCCACGCCCAAGAGCAGGTTGATAGCGCCGGGTCCAAGAGTTGCCGTGGCCACGCCGGGCTTACCGGTCAGGCGACCATACACGTCGGCCATGAAGGAAGCGCCCTGCTCGTGGCGGACCAGGATGAATTCGATGCTGGGCGAGTCGTGAATGGCGTCGACCAGGCGGATGTTCTCCTCGCCGGGGATGCCGAAGACGTACTTGACGCCGCGCTCTTCCAGGACCGATACTATTTGCTGTGCAACTGTTTGCTGTGTCATGGGATTCTCCTTGATGTGACTGCTAAATGCCCCGGACTAAGATGATGACGCCCAGGGTGAGAACGGATAAAACTGTGGTGAGGCCGAGGGTAGATGCCATCTCCCGCTCGCGAATGTGGTATTGGTTGGCGAAAATTGCGGTGATGGCCGCCGTGGGCATGCCGAGCGCCACGACCGACTCGTTCAAGGTGGTGGCGTCAACGTGGAAGGCCATCATAATGGCGAACATGATGCCTGGAATCACGACCAGCTTGCCCAGGGTGTTGAACCAGACCATGCCGGAGAGGGTGAGCTTCTTTTCATAGAGCACCAGGCCGCTGGAAAACAGCGCGAGGCCAGAAGTCGCCGCACCGAGAGTGGTAAAACTGCGCTCCCAAGCAGGGGTGATATGCAGGCCGACCATGCACAAGATGAAGGCGAGAATTGGCGCCCAGACTACCGGCTTTTTGACTGCTGAAACAATCATTTGGCCCAGGCTTGCGTGGTCTTTGCCTTCCGAGGAGAGCAGAATAATGGTGGCTGGAACTTGGATGATGTTCATCACTAAGCCGCCAATGGAAATGAGAATGGCGCTTTCGTTGGGAAACAGGGCTCCCAGTACGGTAGGGCCGATGAAGGGGATAGCAGGTCCGGTAATGGCCAGCGTTTGGAGCGCCGCCTCGGGCGTGCTCTGGCGCATCAGGAAGCGTGTGACGAGAAACACCAGAATGTATCCGCCGACCATGCCTATGAATATCCACAGGGCTACTCGCGCATTGGCAAACAGGGTCGAGCGGCTGGTGGCGAGGATGCCGCCGAACAAGCTGAGCGGTAGGGTGAAGTTCATAACCAGCTTGTTGATGCCGCTGGCGTACTCACCGTCGAACGTTTTGCGCATACCGGCGTAATATCCGATACACAGTGTCACTACTACTGGCAGTAGTGCGGTAATTAAGGTACCAACCACGTTGTCACTTCCTTACATGTTTTCGTGTCTACTGGCGGGCGATGGCAGCAGCTCGTCAACGTTACAGAATCAACGTTTCTTAAGCAACGTTTACAAAGTAACAATAAGCCTTCTGGTCGCTCTTGTCAAAATCGCGTTTTTCGGGTTTGCCAAGCGTGAAAACGTTCGTATGCCTCAGTTTCGCCGGTTCTAGGGACTTCGATGGTGGGAGCAAAATCCTTGCAATGTGCCGCGAATACTAGTGAGCAAAGCAGGGGATAGGGCTCCAGTAATGGGCAGAGCGCGGGGGAGCTTGCCTCCTTTCTGATAAGCGTGTTAAAATCCTGAATGCTGACTAATTTTGTTTCTGACGCGCACTAAGGAGAGTTGGACCACGCTGAATACTTTTCCTGGTGATATTGCTCAAAGCGTGTCAGTCATTCACCGCGCCTACCAGCGCGATGCTCGCTTATTCTTCAAAGGACTGAACCTCAACAGTACGAGCGCTTATATACTGCTCATTCTATGTAAAAAAGGTTCTTTCAGTCAGAACGAACTCTCCCGCGAGCTCCTGATCAACAAGGGCCAGATTGCCCGTGAAGTCAAGCGGCTGGTCACCAACGGTTTCGTCACACAAGTGCAGTCAGAGGAAAATCACACGGTGAACGTGGTAACGATCACTCCTGAAGGCAAGAAGCTCATTCCGCGCATTGTCGATTACCGAAACGATTGGTGGAATTCGCGCTTGCAGCAAATCGATGCGACCCCAGACAGCCCGCTCGCGCAGTCCTTATACACCATAGGCCGCCAGCTCATTGCCAACCAAGACCACGACCGGCTGGCAGCCCTGGCCAACGGCAGACAGGGAATGACGGCCTTCTAAGGGTGGTAAAAGTAGGGCTGGGTTGAAAGTCAACTTCCGCTCGTTTTAAAAGCAGTAAAAGTGACGTTATCGGCCGTTTAGCCGCGGACTCCTGTGAAGTTTGCTGTCTTCACCAATGAACGCTCGTTACTTGTCGCGGCTTAAAACCCAGTTGACGATGTCTGGCGGGAAGAGCTGCTTGAGGGCGTATTCGGCGTCGGAGGGGGTGTACTTGTAGTCCGCTCCGGTGAGCTTGGCCATGATGTCCTCGGCCCTATTGATTCCGCGAGATTCCATGTCTTTGGCCGCTAGGAGCGCATTGGCTGGGTAGTCGGCGTGGACGTGCTCAATGGCGTACTGAGCCACCTCCGGCGGATACTTGTCGCGCTTGGTAGTCAGCTGGTCGCGCAGGGCCTCCTCAGACAGGTGCATGCTGTCCATATAGGACTGAGCTTTGACAGCTGCCTCATCATAGAGGGCCTTGGGATACTTGGACTTTTTGGGCTTATGGGTGGCGGCTGTCTTGGAAGCGTCGTTGGACTTTTGCGAAGAGTGAGTCGCCTGCCGGACGAGATAGGGCACGTCTACCAGGTCGCTCTGGCCTACCATGAACCAGGTGAGAGCCAGAAGGACCAGTATGACTTTTTTTAAGGGGAACCGCTGGTACCAGTGACCGCGCGGGTTGTCGAATTCGATAGTGGGTGGGAGAGGAGGCGTTGGCATTGTTGTGCGTGCTCTCTTTCTCCTCATCGCTTACCGCGGCGGATAGGTTCCTATATGTATACTAGCTTGGATTCGGATTTGCGGTAGACGGTTCAATCGTTTAAGTGATCTAAGGCATAGTTCGCGTCGGCCGGCGTGAACTTGTCAACGATGCCTGTCAGCTTCGCATCAATGGCTGCCCTATCTAGATGCTGGTTTTGTGCGTAGTCTTTCGCGCGAATGAGTGCATTGGCTGGGTAATCGGCGTGGACGTGCTCAATGGCATACTGAGCAGCCTCGTCGGTAAAGCGGTCTGGCTCACCGGTCAGCTTGTCTCGTAAACCTTCCTCAGACAGGTGGTAGGTATCAACATAAACCTGGGCTTTCTTCGCTGCGTCGGCGTGGTTGTTAGACCGAGGCTTGGGCTTGGGGCTCTTCTGCTTGGTGATTTCAGATTTCGTGGCCCAGTCAATGACCTCATGGGCGTTCGAAATAATGGTGTCACCATGCGTGAAAGCCAGGTAGATTCCTGCGGCGAGTATGGCTACGAGCACCCAGATCCAAACTCGCTTATAGAGAGGTTTCCCCTTCTCCTCATAGTAAGCTGAGAGATCTGGTTGATCGCGCATAGGACTAAAAAATCTCTTCCCTCTTCGTGTGGTTACAACTTCTTGTATCCTAGCAGGAAGTCTGACTATCAGCTGTACTGGGAGCAGAGGAGGGGCCAGCTGATGCGCAAACTTGGCTCGCTGACTGGGGGCTCGTAGGGATGATGCTGTAGAAATAGTGTGTGAGGACGGGGCGCTGCCTCAAATGGCAACCCAGCTTTGCGGAGCTGCTGGTGGGCGGCTATGAGCTGGCCGGTGCGTGTCCTTACGGCAGATACTGGTAGTGATGGCTAGAGGTGGGCGGACTGTGAGAAGTTCGGTCCGCCGGGAAGGCAGATGGAAAATATGGCGCTCAGTAAGAAGCAGGTCAAGCAGTTGCGGGCACTGGCTAACGGGCTCTCTCCTGCCCTGTGGATTGGCAAGGAGGGCGTGAGCGAGGCTGCGGTCAAGCAGACTGAGCAGACCCTAGACGCGCACGAGCTGATTAAGTGCGTGGTGCAAGACGGTGGGCCGGTTGACGCGCGCGAGGCCGGGGAGGACCTGGCGGACCGCTTAGGCGCCCAGCTGGTGCAGGTTATCGGTAGGCGCTTTGTGCTCTATCGCGCCTCCAACAAAGAGGGTATAACGCCCATAGCACTCGTGCGTGAATAAAGAGTAAAACGCGGAGCCTGGCCTATGCCGATGGGCGGAGTTTGACCGTTCCCGGTTTGCTGCTGTTGCCTGGTGGATCATGCGGATGCTGACAGGCTGCAACACTTTAAGAAAAATGTCAAGATAACTTTACGTAAAGTAAACTTTACTGTATGCTGGTGCTACCCAACGTCAATACTGACTCATAGGAGGCATCATGAACGAGACTTCAAACCACGATTTCCAGCCTGATTC
This window of the Bombiscardovia nodaiensis genome carries:
- a CDS encoding receptor protein; translation: MVGTLITALLPVVVTLCIGYYAGMRKTFDGEYASGINKLVMNFTLPLSLFGGILATSRSTLFANARVALWIFIGMVGGYILVFLVTRFLMRQSTPEAALQTLAITGPAIPFIGPTVLGALFPNESAILISIGGLVMNIIQVPATIILLSSEGKDHASLGQMIVSAVKKPVVWAPILAFILCMVGLHITPAWERSFTTLGAATSGLALFSSGLVLYEKKLTLSGMVWFNTLGKLVVIPGIMFAIMMAFHVDATTLNESVVALGMPTAAITAIFANQYHIREREMASTLGLTTVLSVLTLGVIILVRGI
- a CDS encoding RNA-binding protein, which encodes MENMALSKKQVKQLRALANGLSPALWIGKEGVSEAAVKQTEQTLDAHELIKCVVQDGGPVDAREAGEDLADRLGAQLVQVIGRRFVLYRASNKEGITPIALVRE
- a CDS encoding acetolactate synthase large subunit, yielding MTQQTVAQQIVSVLEERGVKYVFGIPGEENIRLVDAIHDSPSIEFILVRHEQGASFMADVYGRLTGKPGVATATLGPGAINLLLGVADAQSNSTPLIAIAAQGGLERIYKESHQVIDLRAMFAPVTKWSENIYEAQSAPEVIAKAYNEAINGRPGATFVALPETIESSAAVGETHIPAMPRPVSLPRQEDIKAAADMLRSAKHPIVLAGMGIVRDGASEVMNKFMKATGLPVATTYMGKGAVDDRDPHALGVVGFMAHDYENFAFDQADVILSVGYELSEFKPEKINPKGAVPVIHINTFSEDTDAHYPVKININADIAASLQALQQELATYQAPAFSAAISDAITEELAYGAEESAAPLKPQQIVSATREAVDENGIVLTDTGALKMWMARLYKTYAPNTLLIDNGLSTMSWTLPGAIGAKLAEPKKHILAMMGDGSFMMNSQELETAHRYQIPLTAMVWVDQAYGLIKWKMDMGLGHHSEVDFGNPDFKQYVESFGGHAHMVTSRQDLVDSLKTTLAADEGINVLFVPVDYSENMKLIDKLGKVTISL